The Thiosulfativibrio zosterae genome has a window encoding:
- a CDS encoding inositol monophosphatase family protein, with protein sequence MHPILNVAVMAAKDAGEFIANQLQNLDQLTIEKKGRSDYVSEVDKHAERIIMDTIKKFYPKHNILAEESGAQQNNSDFEWIIDPLDGTTNFLHGFPHFSVSIAVREKGKLMHGVVYDPIRDELFSASRGAGARMNNYRIRVSDQKNLEDSLLATGFPYYQFDYMDAYIETFKAFMTSTAGLRRPGSAALDMAYVACGRVDGYWEMNLKPWDVAAGALIVQEAGGLVTDLRGGDKYLETGNIIAANPKMLKEMAKITTKHIPEQFRK encoded by the coding sequence ATGCATCCCATTTTAAATGTCGCCGTTATGGCCGCCAAAGACGCGGGTGAGTTTATCGCCAACCAACTACAAAACCTTGACCAACTCACCATTGAGAAAAAAGGTCGCAGTGATTATGTCAGCGAAGTCGATAAACACGCCGAACGCATTATTATGGACACCATTAAAAAGTTCTACCCCAAGCACAATATCTTGGCAGAAGAATCTGGTGCACAGCAAAACAACTCTGATTTTGAATGGATTATCGACCCTCTAGATGGTACGACCAACTTTTTGCATGGCTTCCCACACTTTTCAGTGTCGATTGCGGTCCGTGAAAAAGGCAAGTTAATGCACGGCGTGGTTTACGACCCGATTCGTGACGAACTATTCAGTGCCAGCCGCGGCGCCGGTGCCCGCATGAATAACTACCGCATTCGTGTTAGCGATCAAAAAAACCTAGAAGATTCCTTATTGGCCACCGGTTTTCCTTATTATCAATTTGATTATATGGATGCCTATATTGAAACTTTTAAAGCCTTTATGACATCAACTGCGGGTTTACGCCGTCCAGGTTCTGCAGCACTCGACATGGCTTATGTGGCCTGTGGTCGTGTTGATGGTTACTGGGAAATGAATCTTAAACCTTGGGATGTTGCAGCTGGCGCGCTGATTGTTCAAGAAGCAGGCGGATTAGTGACCGACCTGCGTGGCGGCGATAAATATTTAGAAACGGGAAATATTATTGCCGCCAACCCAAAAATGTTGAAAGAAATGGCTAAAATTACCACTAAACACATTCCAGAACAATTTC
- a CDS encoding RNA methyltransferase: protein MTEDYTTHPNLAKIKIVLIETSHPGNIGAVARAMKNMGLSQLVLVNPKEYPSQVASARASSAADVLNSAQVFATLEEAVAGCQVVVGASARLRKVSWPQMDVRETAAMAMQITDAQDGQIAILFGREDSGLSNLEMDKCHYLAHIPSNPHYSSLNIAAAVQVFAYEFLMAANLKNEAELKGYKHDLATAEQLEGFYQHLQQGLIDIAFLETAKNTRFMRRMRRLFNRAQLDVRELDILRGILTAAQRQAQKLKSLLESKDV, encoded by the coding sequence ATGACTGAAGATTACACAACGCATCCTAATTTAGCAAAAATAAAAATTGTGCTGATAGAAACCTCTCACCCAGGCAATATTGGTGCGGTGGCGCGTGCCATGAAAAATATGGGTTTGAGTCAATTAGTGTTGGTTAATCCCAAAGAATATCCCAGTCAAGTAGCCTCAGCAAGGGCATCGAGTGCGGCAGATGTGCTTAATAGCGCTCAAGTTTTTGCAACCTTAGAAGAGGCGGTTGCCGGCTGTCAGGTGGTGGTGGGTGCGAGTGCGCGTTTGCGCAAAGTGTCTTGGCCACAAATGGATGTTCGCGAAACGGCGGCAATGGCGATGCAAATTACCGATGCACAAGATGGGCAAATTGCCATTTTGTTTGGCCGAGAAGATTCGGGATTAAGTAACTTAGAAATGGATAAATGTCATTATTTGGCACACATTCCTTCGAATCCGCATTATTCTTCACTGAATATTGCCGCGGCGGTACAGGTATTTGCTTATGAGTTTTTAATGGCGGCTAATCTTAAAAATGAAGCGGAATTAAAGGGCTATAAGCATGATTTGGCCACGGCAGAGCAACTGGAAGGGTTTTACCAGCATTTGCAGCAAGGGTTAATTGATATAGCCTTTTTAGAAACCGCTAAAAACACCCGTTTTATGCGCCGTATGCGCCGTTTATTTAATCGCGCACAACTGGATGTGCGGGAATTGGATATTTTGCGGGGCATTTTAACGGCAGCGCAGCGCCAAGCCCAAAAATTAAAATCTTTATTGGAATCCAAAGATGTTTGA
- the cysE gene encoding serine O-acetyltransferase, producing MFERIKSDINCVFERDPAARNKFEVLTTYPGLHAMLFYRMTHFLWHKNWKWLARWLSGFARWFTGIEIHPAAKIGNRFFIDHGMGVVIGETAEIGDDCTLYHGVTLGGTSWKEGKRHPTLGNGVVVGAGAKVLGPIEIGDNVRVGSNAVVLKSISEGHTVVGIPGRVVDRERTEKEKRRQKMAEKMGFDAYGISPDMEDPIEKAIYSLLDHIQVQDEKLDALNKEVKRLGGHAVDMEMPSLQEAVLEPEDPKQAAHLHSKD from the coding sequence ATGTTTGAAAGAATTAAGTCGGATATTAATTGCGTTTTTGAGCGAGACCCTGCGGCGCGAAATAAATTTGAAGTGTTGACCACTTATCCGGGTTTGCACGCTATGTTGTTTTATCGCATGACGCATTTTTTGTGGCATAAAAACTGGAAGTGGTTAGCCCGCTGGCTGTCAGGGTTTGCGCGCTGGTTTACGGGCATAGAAATTCATCCAGCCGCCAAAATTGGCAATCGTTTTTTTATTGACCATGGCATGGGCGTGGTGATTGGTGAGACGGCAGAGATTGGTGACGACTGCACTTTATATCACGGCGTAACCTTAGGTGGAACCAGTTGGAAGGAAGGTAAGCGTCACCCCACACTGGGTAATGGGGTTGTGGTGGGCGCTGGGGCTAAAGTACTGGGGCCGATTGAGATTGGGGATAATGTCCGGGTGGGTTCTAATGCGGTGGTTTTAAAGTCCATCTCTGAAGGGCATACCGTGGTTGGGATTCCGGGGCGTGTGGTCGATAGAGAACGCACTGAAAAAGAAAAGCGTCGCCAAAAAATGGCGGAAAAAATGGGGTTTGATGCCTATGGTATCAGTCCTGATATGGAAGATCCGATTGAAAAAGCGATTTACAGTTTGCTAGATCATATTCAGGTGCAAGACGAAAAGTTGGATGCCTTGAATAAAGAAGTTAAGCGATTGGGTGGGCATGCGGTTGATATGGAGATGCCAAGTTTGCAAGAAGCGGTTCTGGAGCCAGAAGATCCTAAGCAAGCGGCGCATCTTCATAGTAAGGATTAA
- a CDS encoding Rrf2 family transcriptional regulator: MKLTSKGRYAVTAMLDIALNQASGPITLSMISERQDISLSYLEQIFAKLKKSDLVLSARGPGGGYRLSRDASQISVSQIITAMNENMDSRKCKGKQNCQGGVECLSHELWSDLSDMIDGFLEHISLQQLIDKRSKVKEIKFA; this comes from the coding sequence ATGAAGCTCACCTCTAAAGGGCGTTATGCAGTGACTGCCATGTTGGATATTGCGTTAAACCAAGCCTCTGGTCCGATTACGCTTTCCATGATTTCGGAGCGCCAGGATATTTCATTGTCTTACTTAGAGCAAATTTTTGCCAAGCTTAAAAAGTCTGATTTAGTGCTGAGCGCGCGCGGCCCTGGGGGCGGTTATCGCTTAAGTCGTGACGCTTCACAAATCAGTGTCAGCCAAATTATCACGGCCATGAACGAGAATATGGATTCTCGAAAATGTAAAGGTAAGCAAAACTGTCAAGGTGGTGTGGAGTGTTTATCTCATGAGCTATGGTCGGATTTAAGCGACATGATTGATGGCTTTTTAGAGCATATTTCTCTACAGCAATTGATAGATAAGCGTTCTAAAGTTAAAGAAATAAAGTTTGCCTAA
- a CDS encoding HesB/IscA family protein, producing MSVTLTESAAQRVRTMLSKRGHGLGLKLSTKVSGCAGFSYVVDYADEVTEDDEVFESFGVKVVVDKKSLTNVNGMELDYVKESLLNEGFEFNNPNVKDSCGCGESFTV from the coding sequence ATGTCGGTTACCTTAACAGAATCTGCGGCGCAACGCGTTCGCACCATGCTCAGCAAAAGAGGGCATGGTTTAGGGTTAAAATTGAGTACCAAAGTCAGTGGTTGTGCGGGTTTCTCTTATGTTGTGGATTACGCGGATGAAGTCACTGAAGATGATGAAGTGTTTGAGAGCTTCGGTGTCAAGGTGGTGGTTGACAAAAAAAGCTTAACTAATGTGAATGGTATGGAACTCGATTATGTCAAAGAGAGTTTGTTGAATGAAGGGTTTGAATTTAATAACCCCAATGTCAAAGACAGCTGCGGCTGTGGTGAATCCTTTACGGTTTAA
- the ndk gene encoding nucleoside-diphosphate kinase has translation MLETTFSIIKPDAVSRNLTGQIISRFEAQGLKVVASKMLQLTQAQAEGFYAEHKGRDFYEPLVAYMISGPIVVQVLAGENAIALNRQIMGATNPEKADMGTIRKDFALNMRENSVHGSDSPASAAREISYFFSQTELCLR, from the coding sequence GTGTTAGAAACCACCTTTTCTATAATTAAGCCAGATGCGGTTAGCCGTAATTTGACAGGTCAAATTATCAGTAGATTTGAAGCCCAAGGTCTTAAAGTGGTTGCCTCCAAAATGTTGCAATTAACTCAAGCGCAAGCCGAAGGTTTTTATGCTGAGCATAAAGGCAGAGATTTTTACGAGCCTTTGGTGGCTTATATGATTTCGGGTCCGATAGTGGTTCAGGTTTTGGCCGGAGAAAATGCTATCGCTTTAAATCGTCAAATCATGGGTGCAACCAATCCAGAGAAAGCCGATATGGGAACCATTCGTAAAGATTTTGCGCTGAATATGCGTGAGAATTCGGTGCATGGTTCAGATTCTCCAGCCAGTGCGGCGCGTGAAATCAGCTATTTTTTCAGTCAAACTGAATTGTGTTTAAGATAA
- the rlmN gene encoding 23S rRNA (adenine(2503)-C(2))-methyltransferase RlmN, which yields MSIAEVSLGSVTFENKVDLLGMDRQALEAFFTKIGEKPFRATQVMKWIHQFGVSDFEEMSNLSKALREKLQQKAVIRTPKLIEEQRSADGTIKWLLEVDNHNCVEAVFIPEKSRGTLCISSQVGCALECTFCSTGQQGFNRNLENWEIIAQMWVANKALGCKPKEERIISNVVFMGMGEPLLNVTHTFPSARILMDDNAYGLSKRRVTISTSGVVPAIGMIKEELDVSLAISLHAPNNALRDILVPINQKYPLEQLMPALHDYVADGHSKKHVTVEYVMLDQVNDRLEHAHELVALLGDLPCKVNLIPFNPFPNTQYQRSSNNAIHRFQDVLMQAGLNCTVRKTRGDDIDAACGQLAGKVKDRTKRTAEKL from the coding sequence TTGAGTATTGCTGAAGTTTCACTAGGTTCGGTCACTTTTGAAAATAAAGTCGACCTGCTCGGTATGGATAGACAAGCCTTGGAAGCGTTTTTCACCAAAATTGGAGAGAAACCTTTTCGTGCCACCCAAGTCATGAAGTGGATTCATCAGTTTGGCGTGAGCGATTTTGAGGAAATGAGCAATTTAAGTAAGGCGCTTAGAGAAAAACTTCAGCAAAAAGCTGTGATACGCACCCCAAAGTTGATTGAAGAGCAGCGTTCCGCAGATGGCACGATAAAGTGGTTACTAGAAGTTGATAATCATAATTGTGTCGAAGCGGTTTTTATCCCCGAAAAATCTCGTGGTACTTTGTGTATTTCTTCTCAAGTTGGTTGTGCTCTGGAGTGTACTTTTTGCTCAACGGGTCAGCAGGGGTTTAACCGCAACCTAGAAAACTGGGAAATCATCGCGCAAATGTGGGTCGCAAACAAAGCCTTAGGTTGTAAGCCCAAAGAAGAGCGCATTATTTCAAATGTGGTCTTTATGGGCATGGGTGAACCTCTTTTGAATGTTACCCATACATTTCCAAGCGCCAGAATCTTGATGGATGACAATGCTTATGGTTTGTCCAAACGCCGTGTCACCATCAGTACCTCAGGGGTTGTACCTGCGATTGGCATGATTAAAGAAGAGTTAGATGTCAGTTTGGCCATCTCATTACATGCACCCAATAATGCACTGCGCGATATTTTGGTCCCAATTAATCAGAAGTATCCATTAGAGCAATTAATGCCCGCTTTGCATGATTATGTTGCTGATGGCCATAGCAAAAAGCACGTGACCGTTGAATATGTCATGTTAGATCAGGTTAATGATCGCTTAGAGCATGCGCATGAGTTAGTGGCTTTGTTAGGTGATTTGCCCTGTAAAGTGAATTTGATTCCGTTTAATCCTTTTCCAAACACGCAATATCAGCGTTCATCTAATAATGCCATTCACCGCTTTCAAGATGTTTTGATGCAGGCAGGGTTAAATTGTACCGTCAGAAAAACCCGCGGCGATGACATTGATGCCGCTTGTGGACAGTTGGCTGGCAAGGTCAAAGACAGAACCAAAAGAACCGCAGAAAAGCTTTAA
- a CDS encoding helix-turn-helix domain-containing protein, which yields MTERIESSESIESSGLSEALKKARLQKKLSLVQVSETLKVAERHLAAFENEPLNLTVLTPFQRGYLRNYAELLEVSLQPYEADLQGQPELESSLKTIGQQPSQLMKLTNTKILLSLLIGVIAVLIIYSLLSGI from the coding sequence ATGACAGAACGCATTGAATCTTCAGAAAGCATCGAGTCTAGTGGGTTAAGTGAGGCTTTAAAAAAAGCGCGCTTACAAAAAAAGCTTTCATTGGTTCAGGTGTCTGAAACCCTAAAGGTGGCAGAGCGTCATTTAGCCGCGTTTGAAAATGAGCCGCTGAATTTAACCGTGCTAACACCGTTTCAAAGAGGCTACTTAAGAAATTATGCAGAACTCTTAGAGGTTTCTCTGCAGCCTTATGAGGCTGATTTGCAAGGTCAACCCGAGTTGGAATCCAGCTTAAAAACCATTGGTCAACAGCCTTCTCAATTGATGAAGTTGACTAACACCAAAATCCTATTGAGTCTGCTAATAGGTGTGATAGCGGTTTTAATTATTTACAGCCTTTTGTCAGGGATTTAG
- the hisS gene encoding histidine--tRNA ligase, translating to MNDIHGQQAIAFDFVTETAQAVLQQYGFQSIRLPIVEKTELFCRSIGEVTDIVEKEMYTFNDRNNDSLTLRPEGTAGCVRAVIENGLAHNQIQKLFYMGPMFRYERPQKGRYRQFNQFGVEVFGLASVDADAELIALSARLWEKLGLENLELQINSLGSQESRAAYRDILVAYFEAHRAELDEDSLRRLTTNPLRILDTKNPDLKTLVANAPKLLEHLDAESIEHFEHLKNHLEDLGIDYVVNPNLVRGLDYYNRTVFEWVTTELGAQGTVCAGGRYDGLVEQIGGKPTPAVGFAMGIERLMALLIDQGVVPETSAQDIYMVLVGEQVQRPGMVLAESLRDAFPELRIQMNCGGGSFKSQFKKADKSGASFALVLGDDEVTQQTIVVKPLRTDQAQKVVAWDALVETLAQEFSEI from the coding sequence ATGAATGATATTCATGGTCAACAAGCAATCGCATTTGATTTTGTAACCGAAACGGCACAGGCCGTTTTACAGCAGTATGGTTTTCAATCTATTCGTTTGCCGATTGTCGAAAAAACAGAATTATTTTGTCGCAGTATTGGGGAAGTCACCGATATTGTCGAAAAAGAGATGTACACTTTTAATGATCGTAATAATGACAGCTTGACGCTGCGCCCAGAAGGAACCGCAGGGTGTGTTCGAGCCGTGATTGAAAACGGCTTGGCTCATAACCAGATCCAAAAGCTGTTTTATATGGGGCCGATGTTCCGTTACGAAAGACCTCAAAAAGGGCGTTATCGCCAGTTTAACCAGTTTGGTGTTGAAGTTTTTGGGCTGGCTTCGGTGGATGCGGATGCCGAGTTGATTGCTTTGTCTGCACGCCTTTGGGAAAAATTAGGCTTAGAAAATCTTGAGTTGCAAATTAATTCACTGGGCTCTCAAGAGTCGCGTGCCGCTTACCGAGATATTCTGGTTGCTTACTTTGAGGCTCACCGTGCAGAGTTGGACGAAGACAGCTTGCGTCGTTTAACGACAAACCCTTTAAGAATTTTGGACACTAAAAATCCAGACTTAAAAACGCTGGTGGCCAATGCGCCAAAGTTGCTTGAGCATTTAGATGCAGAGTCTATTGAGCACTTTGAGCATTTAAAGAATCATTTAGAAGATTTAGGTATTGATTATGTCGTGAACCCTAACTTGGTTAGGGGTTTAGACTACTATAATCGTACGGTTTTTGAATGGGTTACCACGGAACTCGGCGCACAAGGAACGGTCTGTGCGGGTGGGCGCTACGATGGTTTGGTTGAGCAAATTGGCGGCAAGCCAACCCCAGCCGTTGGGTTTGCAATGGGTATAGAGCGCTTGATGGCTTTACTGATTGATCAAGGTGTTGTTCCTGAAACCAGTGCCCAAGACATTTATATGGTGTTAGTGGGTGAACAGGTTCAAAGACCGGGTATGGTTTTGGCAGAAAGTCTGCGAGATGCCTTTCCGGAATTACGCATTCAAATGAATTGCGGGGGCGGGAGTTTTAAGAGTCAGTTTAAAAAGGCCGATAAATCAGGCGCCTCGTTTGCACTGGTGTTAGGTGATGATGAAGTGACGCAACAAACTATTGTTGTTAAACCCTTGCGAACTGATCAAGCGCAAAAAGTGGTTGCATGGGATGCCCTTGTCGAAACTTTGGCCCAAGAATTTTCAGAAATTTAA
- a CDS encoding YfgM family protein produces the protein MSRYESDDEQVQALKDWWKANGTSLLSGLLAISIAWAGWNYWQNQTLSKAVMASSTFEVLQIKMEQGQFGDVARDGLKLMEEQPDSPYATGTALLLAKFYADKQEMDKAVEQLDWVMANAPDSSLKLISRLRLAQLQQQAGNLDEAKNALTQAKTLKLSTAEQANLDYALAELFLAQKDLDQARTHLKAVLDNQETSTNLATLARLQLDDIAQ, from the coding sequence ATGAGTCGTTATGAATCTGATGATGAACAAGTCCAAGCGTTAAAAGACTGGTGGAAAGCAAACGGCACTTCGTTATTGTCAGGCCTTTTGGCTATTTCAATTGCTTGGGCAGGTTGGAATTATTGGCAAAATCAAACCTTGTCTAAAGCCGTTATGGCCTCAAGTACTTTTGAAGTGTTGCAAATTAAGATGGAACAAGGTCAATTTGGGGATGTGGCGCGCGATGGTTTGAAGCTGATGGAAGAGCAGCCAGACAGCCCTTATGCGACAGGCACCGCTTTGCTATTGGCCAAATTTTATGCTGACAAGCAAGAGATGGATAAAGCAGTGGAGCAATTAGACTGGGTGATGGCAAATGCACCTGACTCAAGCTTAAAACTGATTTCTCGCTTAAGACTTGCGCAATTACAACAGCAAGCTGGCAATTTGGATGAGGCAAAAAATGCCTTAACGCAAGCAAAAACGCTTAAGTTATCAACTGCCGAGCAAGCGAATTTAGATTATGCCTTAGCGGAATTGTTTTTGGCGCAAAAAGATTTGGATCAGGCACGCACCCATTTAAAAGCAGTGCTGGATAATCAAGAAACTTCTACCAATCTTGCAACTTTGGCACGCTTGCAGTTGGATGACATAGCACAGTAA
- the bamB gene encoding outer membrane protein assembly factor BamB has product MNMINLIGSLLKPQTFVWLMVSMLGLTACSSAKIVRVPTPLAEMSSPLELQRDWQLTLDQFAYSDSEGLYFGADDQQVYFATPSGLLTAVTKSTKTRWQDQIVWQQKFDQPLISGPTVEEENLILGTAKGSLIALSKKTGQLVWQTQLSSEVLSRAVVADGDIYVRTVDGKLNAVKASTGKVKWVVDHQLPNLSLRGIAPITIHDDVVYVGWESGYVEALSAKSGERLWRTQVAIPKGRTDLERMVDLQSQLILTQGRLFVLGYHGQLVSLNPQTGNLYWSKPVSGFRDFVVDESRVYLVDEDDILSAFDVANGTEVWRKDAYKYRVLTDVLSYNSDQLLLADGQGYVFWIDKIDGSEFARSRVSNNYGTGDKIVRVMQDDNRIYIQDVDGIVSAYRIKPSNWYLFKHPEDPLKIIQKSAP; this is encoded by the coding sequence ATGAACATGATAAATTTAATTGGGTCGTTATTAAAACCTCAAACTTTTGTTTGGTTAATGGTTTCTATGTTGGGCTTAACGGCCTGTTCTTCTGCCAAGATTGTGCGTGTTCCGACACCTTTAGCAGAAATGTCATCCCCCTTAGAATTGCAAAGAGATTGGCAGTTAACTTTAGACCAGTTTGCCTATTCAGATAGCGAAGGGTTGTATTTTGGCGCTGACGACCAACAAGTTTATTTTGCAACCCCTTCTGGTTTGTTAACGGCAGTGACCAAATCAACTAAAACCCGTTGGCAGGATCAAATTGTTTGGCAACAAAAGTTTGATCAACCCTTGATTTCAGGTCCAACGGTTGAGGAAGAAAATCTCATCCTAGGCACTGCAAAAGGCAGTTTGATAGCCTTGTCGAAAAAAACGGGTCAGTTGGTTTGGCAAACACAATTATCCAGTGAGGTTTTAAGCCGTGCCGTGGTCGCTGATGGTGATATTTATGTTAGAACGGTGGATGGAAAATTAAATGCCGTTAAAGCGTCCACGGGTAAAGTTAAATGGGTTGTTGATCATCAATTACCTAATCTTTCTTTAAGAGGGATAGCACCGATTACCATTCATGATGATGTCGTTTATGTTGGTTGGGAATCGGGTTATGTTGAAGCCTTAAGCGCCAAGTCAGGTGAGCGTTTATGGCGTACTCAAGTGGCTATACCAAAGGGGCGTACCGATTTAGAGCGCATGGTCGATTTGCAGTCTCAATTGATTTTGACGCAAGGGCGGTTATTTGTGTTGGGCTACCACGGGCAATTAGTGTCTTTGAATCCTCAAACCGGTAATCTCTATTGGAGCAAGCCAGTGTCTGGCTTTAGAGATTTTGTGGTGGATGAAAGCCGGGTTTACTTGGTCGATGAAGACGATATTTTAAGCGCATTTGATGTGGCTAATGGCACAGAAGTGTGGCGCAAAGATGCTTATAAATATCGAGTTTTAACCGATGTGTTAAGTTACAACTCCGATCAATTGTTGTTGGCGGATGGTCAGGGCTATGTGTTTTGGATTGATAAAATTGACGGTTCAGAATTTGCCAGATCTCGGGTATCCAATAATTATGGAACCGGCGATAAAATTGTCCGCGTGATGCAGGACGACAACCGAATTTATATTCAAGATGTGGATGGTATCGTCAGTGCCTACCGTATTAAACCGTCTAATTGGTACCTTTTTAAACACCCAGAAGATCCTTTAAAAATAATTCAAAAATCAGCGCCTTAG
- the der gene encoding ribosome biogenesis GTPase Der, translating to MSKPVIALVGRPNVGKSTLFNRLTRTRDAIVADYPGLTRDRQYGTGRVGHIPYIVVDTGGLSGEDEGVDPLMANQVKTAIEDSDAVLFLVDGRTGLLPADESIAKYLRQFNKPIHLMVNKAEGHEREQITAEFYQMGLGDPYVISSAHGDNVHESLDDILSSLHNFDEEQAEFELDEHPGIRVAVIGRPNVGKSTLINRMIGEDRVVAFDMPGTTRDSIFVPFERDGDLYTLIDTAGVRRRKNISEKIEKFSIVKAIEAMSDSNVVILVMDGSEGVTDQDLTLLGLALESGRGLVIAINKWDHLTQEQRNKIKHELEFKLVFVDYAKQHLISALHGTGVGDLFRTVKTVYEAAMRKVSTSELNRVLEQAVLDHQPPMIGTSRVKLRYAHLGGLNPPRVIIHGNQVDKLPSSYVKYLMGVFRKAFKWVGTPVMIDFKVTENPFKDRKKMVIHRKGKSEEQATNNFIKRKNKRAKQQKRRAE from the coding sequence GTGAGTAAACCTGTTATTGCCCTAGTAGGCCGCCCAAATGTGGGTAAGTCTACATTATTTAATCGTTTAACACGCACGCGTGATGCCATCGTGGCTGATTACCCGGGCTTAACCCGCGACCGCCAGTATGGTACGGGAAGAGTTGGTCATATCCCTTATATCGTGGTGGATACCGGCGGTTTGAGCGGTGAGGATGAAGGCGTTGATCCGTTAATGGCAAACCAAGTTAAAACCGCCATTGAAGATTCTGACGCGGTTTTGTTTTTGGTGGATGGTCGCACAGGACTTTTGCCTGCTGATGAAAGTATTGCCAAATACCTGCGCCAATTCAACAAGCCTATTCATTTGATGGTCAACAAAGCTGAAGGTCATGAGCGTGAGCAGATTACAGCAGAGTTTTATCAAATGGGCTTGGGAGATCCTTATGTGATTTCTTCCGCACATGGCGATAATGTTCACGAGTCTTTAGATGATATATTATCGAGTTTGCATAATTTTGACGAAGAACAAGCTGAGTTTGAATTAGACGAACATCCGGGGATTCGTGTCGCGGTTATCGGGCGTCCTAATGTGGGGAAATCCACCTTAATCAATCGCATGATTGGTGAAGATAGAGTGGTGGCATTTGATATGCCGGGTACCACGCGCGACAGTATTTTTGTACCTTTTGAGCGTGACGGCGATTTATACACGCTGATTGATACCGCAGGGGTGCGCCGCCGTAAAAACATTTCTGAAAAAATTGAAAAGTTCAGTATTGTTAAAGCCATTGAAGCCATGTCAGATTCCAATGTTGTTATTTTGGTAATGGATGGTTCAGAAGGGGTTACTGACCAAGATTTAACACTTTTGGGTTTAGCGTTAGAGTCAGGCCGTGGTTTGGTCATTGCCATTAATAAGTGGGATCACTTAACCCAAGAACAGCGCAATAAAATCAAGCATGAGCTTGAGTTTAAGTTGGTGTTCGTGGACTATGCTAAACAGCATTTGATTTCAGCCTTACACGGCACAGGGGTTGGGGATTTATTCCGTACAGTCAAAACCGTTTATGAAGCGGCCATGCGCAAGGTTTCAACCTCTGAACTTAACCGTGTTTTAGAGCAGGCTGTTTTAGATCACCAACCTCCTATGATTGGAACCAGTCGTGTCAAACTGCGTTATGCCCATTTGGGTGGCTTGAATCCGCCACGCGTGATTATTCATGGTAATCAGGTAGATAAACTGCCGAGCTCTTATGTGAAATATCTGATGGGTGTTTTCCGTAAAGCCTTTAAGTGGGTGGGCACCCCGGTGATGATTGATTTTAAAGTGACCGAAAACCCTTTCAAAGATCGCAAAAAAATGGTGATACATCGTAAGGGTAAATCGGAAGAGCAGGCCACGAATAATTTTATTAAACGCAAAAACAAGCGCGCTAAGCAACAGAAGCGCCGTGCAGAATAA